The following are encoded in a window of Sulfitobacter sp. S190 genomic DNA:
- a CDS encoding YcjX family protein, whose protein sequence is MVISQIADGIWRQVETVQDTVSETFFEPVIRLGVTGLARSGKTVFITSLVANLLDRGRMPGLVAATEGRIEAAFLQPQPDDTVPRFDFEGHMADLTARSPRWPDSTRAISELRLSLRVRPSGMLAGLKGPRTIHLDIVDYPGEWLLDLGLLEQSFEEWSAQTLERIKDRPQAADYKAMLGDIDGAAALEEPVAKRLAETFAAYLQHARRDGFSDCTPGRFLLPGDLAGSPVLTFAPLPEGDAPRRSLRREMGRRFEAYKSQVVKPFFRDHFARIDRQVVLVDALGAIHAGPQAVEDLRAAMRDTLGAFRPGRNSFLGSILGGRRVERILFAATKADHLHHAQHPQLTAIMQALTRDARDKARFAGAKTAAMSIASLRATTEDVMRHDGVDLQVVRGALLETGKQAAFYPGDLPEDPAHLLTPARAGAERWLEQDYQIMRFAPSPLTLRPGDGPPHIRLDRAAEFLFGDRL, encoded by the coding sequence GTGGTCATTTCGCAAATTGCCGATGGCATCTGGCGCCAGGTCGAAACGGTGCAGGATACCGTATCGGAGACGTTCTTCGAGCCAGTGATCCGGTTGGGTGTCACCGGTCTTGCCCGGTCGGGCAAAACCGTTTTCATCACATCGCTAGTGGCCAATCTGCTGGACCGCGGGCGGATGCCGGGGCTGGTGGCAGCCACCGAGGGCCGCATCGAGGCGGCGTTCCTGCAGCCGCAGCCCGACGATACCGTGCCGCGGTTCGATTTCGAGGGGCATATGGCCGATCTGACGGCCCGAAGCCCGCGCTGGCCCGACAGCACGCGGGCGATTTCGGAGCTGCGGTTGAGCTTGCGGGTGCGCCCCTCGGGCATGCTGGCGGGGCTGAAGGGGCCGCGCACGATCCATCTGGATATTGTCGATTACCCCGGTGAGTGGTTGCTGGATCTGGGGCTTTTGGAACAGAGTTTCGAGGAATGGTCCGCGCAGACGCTCGAGCGGATCAAGGACCGCCCGCAAGCGGCGGACTACAAGGCGATGCTTGGCGATATCGACGGGGCGGCCGCGCTGGAGGAGCCGGTGGCCAAGCGGTTGGCCGAGACCTTTGCCGCCTATCTGCAGCACGCGCGCCGCGACGGGTTCTCTGACTGCACGCCGGGCCGGTTCTTGCTGCCCGGTGATCTGGCCGGATCGCCGGTGCTGACCTTCGCGCCGCTGCCCGAGGGCGATGCGCCGCGCCGGTCGTTGCGCCGCGAGATGGGCCGCCGCTTCGAGGCGTATAAATCGCAGGTCGTAAAGCCGTTTTTCCGGGATCATTTCGCCCGCATCGACCGGCAGGTTGTGTTGGTCGACGCATTGGGTGCGATCCACGCAGGTCCGCAGGCGGTCGAGGATCTGCGGGCGGCGATGCGCGACACGCTTGGTGCGTTCCGGCCCGGGCGCAACAGTTTTCTGGGATCGATCCTTGGCGGCAGGCGGGTCGAGCGCATTCTGTTCGCCGCCACCAAGGCCGATCATCTGCACCACGCCCAGCACCCGCAACTGACCGCGATCATGCAGGCGCTGACTCGTGACGCGCGCGACAAGGCGCGGTTTGCCGGTGCCAAGACGGCGGCCATGTCGATTGCGTCGCTGCGGGCCACCACCGAAGATGTCATGCGCCACGACGGGGTGGATTTACAGGTGGTGCGCGGTGCGCTTCTGGAAACCGGCAAGCAGGCGGCGTTCTATCCGGGCGATTTGCCCGAAGATCCCGCACATCTGCTGACGCCCGCGCGGGCGGGGGCCGAGCGCTGGCTCGAGCAGGATTACCAGATCATGCGGTTTGCCCCCAGCCCGCTGACCCTGCGGCCCGGCGATGGTCCGCCCCATATCCGGCTGGACCGTGCGGCGGAGTTTCTGTTCGGTGACCGGTTGTGA
- a CDS encoding MarR family winged helix-turn-helix transcriptional regulator, which translates to MDHSDDTDRIAERLTSFVTFRLARTQNKLNAQITHYLKTHSDISLVDWRVLRLLEAMGDTTMSQLARLLQMDKGQLSRKITGLVKRALVNSRTDEIDSRQQILSIADEGRAIVEAMLPRALARQAMLTAEISQEELAQFLDVLGRIDRAAERRDPLD; encoded by the coding sequence ATGGACCATAGCGACGACACGGACCGGATCGCCGAGAGGCTGACGTCCTTTGTGACGTTCCGTCTGGCCCGCACGCAGAACAAGCTGAACGCACAGATCACGCATTACCTCAAAACCCACTCCGACATCAGTCTGGTGGATTGGCGGGTGCTGCGGCTGCTCGAGGCGATGGGCGACACGACCATGTCCCAGCTGGCGCGGCTGTTGCAGATGGACAAGGGCCAGTTGAGCCGCAAGATCACCGGTCTGGTGAAGCGGGCGCTGGTCAACAGCCGTACCGACGAGATCGACAGCCGCCAGCAGATCCTGAGCATTGCCGACGAGGGCCGCGCGATCGTCGAGGCGATGCTGCCGCGCGCCCTGGCGCGTCAGGCCATGCTGACCGCAGAAATTTCGCAGGAGGAACTGGCGCAGTTTCTTGACGTGCTGGGCCGGATCGATCGGGCAGCGGAACGGCGCGATCCGCTCGATTAG
- a CDS encoding AarF/ABC1/UbiB kinase family protein — MSDARRAQGRAVPSGRLSRLARMGSMTAGVAGNMALGGVAQLGRGQRPNWRDLMLTPGNVNRVARQLSQMRGAAMKIGQLVSMDTGDVLPPELAQIMARVREDADFMPPAQLKKVLAANWHAGWLRDFAQFDVRPIAAASIGQVHRARLKDGRTLAIKVQYPGVARSIDSDVANVGALIRMSGLLPQGFALDPYLADAAAQLHEETDYLREAEQMRRFGSLLQGTAGFVVPQVHDALSTGQILAMDFIDSVPIEEVAHLDQADRDDVAARLMRLTLRELFEFGLMQTDPNFANYRFEPHSKDIVLLDFGATRPLDPQVVAQYGALMRAGLADDGPAMEAAARAIGFITADVAPRHVTRIMAMMRHVFEALRVPLFDFTDETLSRRMQAEGEALARDGFIPPVVPIDVLFAQRKFGGMFLLGARLRARLPLAQMCAEAIGG, encoded by the coding sequence ATGAGTGACGCGCGCCGTGCACAGGGCCGTGCCGTGCCCAGTGGTCGCCTGTCGCGTCTGGCGCGGATGGGGTCGATGACGGCGGGTGTTGCGGGCAACATGGCGCTGGGCGGAGTGGCACAGCTGGGGCGGGGGCAACGCCCAAACTGGCGTGATCTGATGCTGACGCCCGGCAATGTGAACCGCGTGGCGCGCCAGTTGTCGCAGATGCGCGGCGCGGCGATGAAGATCGGACAGCTCGTGTCGATGGATACCGGCGACGTGTTGCCGCCGGAGTTGGCGCAGATCATGGCGCGGGTGCGCGAGGATGCGGATTTCATGCCGCCTGCCCAGCTCAAGAAAGTGCTGGCGGCCAATTGGCACGCGGGATGGCTGCGTGACTTTGCGCAGTTCGACGTTCGCCCGATTGCGGCGGCGTCCATCGGGCAGGTGCACCGGGCGCGGCTGAAGGACGGCCGCACGCTGGCCATCAAGGTGCAGTACCCCGGTGTCGCCCGCAGCATCGACAGCGATGTGGCAAATGTGGGGGCGTTGATCCGCATGTCGGGGCTGCTGCCGCAGGGGTTCGCGCTTGATCCCTACCTCGCGGATGCGGCGGCACAGCTGCACGAGGAGACCGATTACCTGCGCGAGGCCGAACAGATGCGCCGCTTTGGCAGTTTGCTTCAGGGCACTGCGGGGTTTGTGGTGCCGCAGGTTCACGATGCGCTGAGCACCGGGCAGATCCTCGCGATGGATTTTATCGACAGCGTGCCGATCGAGGAGGTAGCCCATCTGGATCAGGCCGACCGCGATGACGTGGCGGCGCGGCTCATGCGACTGACCCTGCGCGAGCTGTTCGAGTTCGGCCTGATGCAGACCGATCCGAATTTCGCCAACTACCGCTTCGAGCCGCACAGCAAGGACATCGTGCTTCTGGATTTCGGGGCCACGCGTCCGCTCGATCCGCAGGTCGTGGCGCAGTACGGAGCGTTGATGCGCGCAGGGCTGGCCGATGATGGCCCTGCCATGGAGGCGGCCGCGCGGGCCATCGGGTTCATCACCGCGGACGTGGCACCGCGGCACGTCACGCGGATCATGGCGATGATGCGTCATGTGTTCGAGGCGTTGCGCGTGCCGCTGTTCGACTTTACCGATGAGACGCTGTCGCGCCGCATGCAGGCAGAGGGCGAGGCGCTGGCGCGTGACGGGTTCATCCCGCCAGTGGTGCCCATCGACGTGCTGTTCGCGCAGCGCAAGTTCGGCGGCATGTTCCTGTTGGGGGCGCGGCTGCGGGCGCGGTTGCCGCTGGCGCAGATGTGCGCGGAGGCGATCGGTGGCTGA
- a CDS encoding GNAT family N-acetyltransferase — translation MTIIVRPVDAADRTEWETLYRAYAAFYEVEQTEQMRATVWSWLHDPAHTTNGLVAVDGGGTLVGLAHFRPFERPLAAAMGGFLDDLFVSPQARGSGAAQALIDALKTRAADEGWSVLRWITAQDNYRARSAYDKLATQTAWVTYDIQI, via the coding sequence ATGACCATCATCGTCCGCCCCGTTGACGCCGCCGACCGCACAGAATGGGAAACGCTATACCGCGCCTACGCCGCCTTTTACGAGGTCGAACAGACCGAGCAGATGCGCGCCACCGTCTGGTCTTGGCTGCACGATCCCGCGCACACCACCAACGGGCTGGTCGCGGTGGACGGGGGCGGCACGCTGGTCGGGCTGGCCCATTTCCGCCCCTTCGAGCGCCCGCTTGCCGCCGCGATGGGCGGCTTTCTCGACGATCTGTTCGTCAGCCCGCAGGCCCGCGGCTCCGGCGCGGCACAGGCCCTGATCGACGCCCTGAAAACGCGCGCCGCCGATGAGGGCTGGTCCGTGCTGCGCTGGATCACCGCGCAGGACAACTACCGCGCCCGCAGCGCCTATGACAAACTGGCCACACAAACCGCATGGGTCACCTACGACATCCAGATCTGA
- a CDS encoding NAD(P)-dependent oxidoreductase, with protein sequence MKKLGKIVLTGAAGRLGSYLREPLAAMCDELVSTDIKETPGTLYPGERYMQADLADFDAMFEVIAGAEMVVHFGAFVDEGPFEQLLGPNFVGSYNIWEAAHRHGVRRIVYASSIHAVGMYPKTQRIDTEVAHRPDTFYGLAKCFTEDLGRMYWEKRGLESVHLRILSCAQVNNARALGSWLSYDDLIQLVTRSIDTPVVGWSVIYGVSNNDRTPVDNAKAAFLGYRPTDNAEEFAAQVLADSPPMDPHDPNHMCHGGPFAGVDLGNSGLAGMNVIDDTKKD encoded by the coding sequence ATGAAGAAACTCGGAAAAATCGTGCTGACCGGCGCCGCGGGGCGCTTGGGCTCGTATCTGCGCGAACCGCTGGCGGCCATGTGTGACGAACTCGTCTCGACCGACATCAAGGAAACGCCCGGCACGCTCTATCCCGGCGAGCGGTACATGCAGGCCGATCTGGCGGATTTTGACGCCATGTTCGAGGTGATTGCCGGTGCCGAAATGGTGGTGCATTTCGGCGCTTTCGTCGACGAAGGCCCGTTCGAGCAGCTTCTTGGCCCAAACTTTGTCGGCTCCTACAACATCTGGGAAGCGGCCCACCGCCACGGCGTGCGCCGCATCGTCTATGCCTCGTCCATCCACGCGGTCGGCATGTATCCCAAGACCCAACGCATCGACACCGAAGTGGCCCACCGCCCCGATACATTCTACGGGCTGGCCAAGTGCTTTACCGAAGATCTGGGCCGGATGTACTGGGAAAAACGCGGCCTCGAAAGCGTGCATCTGCGCATCCTCAGCTGCGCACAGGTCAACAACGCCCGCGCGCTCGGCTCATGGCTCAGCTACGACGACCTGATCCAGCTCGTCACCCGCAGCATCGACACCCCCGTGGTCGGATGGTCGGTGATCTACGGCGTGTCCAACAATGACCGCACACCAGTCGACAATGCCAAGGCGGCGTTCCTCGGTTACCGGCCCACCGACAACGCCGAAGAATTTGCCGCACAGGTCTTGGCCGACAGCCCCCCGATGGACCCCCACGATCCCAACCACATGTGCCACGGCGGCCCCTTCGCGGGCGTCGATCTGGGCAATTCGGGCCTCGCTGGCATGAACGTGATCGACGACACCAAAAAGGACTGA
- a CDS encoding TIGR03643 family protein: protein MTQAPRHLADHHISDIVQMALSDHVSFAAIEAEYGLREKEVKALMRAQLKPSSYRTWRKRVRAFGDRRAQYK, encoded by the coding sequence ATGACGCAGGCGCCCCGACATCTGGCCGATCACCACATCAGCGACATCGTGCAGATGGCGCTGAGCGATCACGTGAGTTTTGCCGCGATCGAGGCGGAATACGGTCTGCGCGAAAAAGAGGTGAAGGCGTTGATGCGCGCGCAGCTCAAGCCGTCAAGTTACCGGACATGGCGCAAACGCGTGCGCGCCTTTGGCGACCGCCGGGCGCAGTACAAATGA
- a CDS encoding methyltransferase family protein, protein MAEVSPARRLFDLVWGVVRAPKFNGRFALALVYGVACHALFALAVGAMIVAMFFGMSESFGRVPQPWAWAANLLLIVQFPVVHSLLLSPKGRWVLGLLAPERHARTLGTTTFALVASVQLLALFTLWTPSGIVWWRAEGAAFWVVTAAYAGSYLLLMWASFDAGAEVQSGALGWMSMAQGRKPEFPGMPTRGLFRYIRQPIYLSFALTLWTVPVWTPDQLMLALILSAYCVMAPHRKERRFAKMYGAQFEAYRDRVPYMVPHRRPRGPDGQT, encoded by the coding sequence GTGGCTGAGGTTTCCCCGGCGCGACGGCTGTTCGATCTGGTGTGGGGCGTGGTGCGCGCGCCCAAGTTCAACGGCCGTTTCGCGCTGGCGCTTGTCTATGGCGTGGCGTGCCATGCGCTGTTCGCGCTGGCGGTGGGGGCGATGATCGTCGCCATGTTCTTCGGAATGAGCGAGAGTTTCGGGCGCGTGCCGCAGCCGTGGGCGTGGGCCGCGAACCTGTTGCTGATCGTGCAGTTCCCGGTGGTACATTCACTGCTGCTGAGCCCCAAGGGACGGTGGGTGCTGGGGCTGCTGGCGCCCGAGCGCCATGCCCGCACGCTTGGCACCACGACATTTGCGTTGGTCGCCTCGGTGCAGTTGCTGGCGCTGTTCACGCTGTGGACGCCGAGCGGCATCGTCTGGTGGCGGGCCGAGGGGGCGGCGTTCTGGGTGGTGACGGCGGCCTATGCGGGGTCATACCTGTTGTTGATGTGGGCCAGTTTCGATGCCGGGGCCGAGGTGCAATCGGGTGCGCTGGGCTGGATGTCGATGGCGCAGGGGCGCAAACCGGAATTTCCCGGGATGCCGACGCGGGGTCTGTTCCGCTATATCCGGCAGCCGATCTATCTGAGTTTTGCGCTGACGCTCTGGACGGTGCCGGTGTGGACGCCGGACCAGTTGATGCTGGCGCTGATCCTGAGCGCCTATTGCGTGATGGCCCCGCACCGCAAGGAGCGCAGGTTTGCCAAGATGTATGGCGCGCAGTTCGAGGCATACCGCGACCGTGTGCCCTATATGGTGCCGCATCGCAGGCCGCGCGGACCGGACGGGCAGACCTGA
- a CDS encoding tripartite tricarboxylate transporter substrate binding protein — MKTKLMMAAATVLALLCGGMATASDSWSPDGPIKMLIGFRAGGGADTQARLIAQELEKTRGWTVVPENITGQGGINALNALADEPADGTALALVVTESLGYNLAAAPGSNLSPDDFTPLTTTAGLQLGVVATTRSGFDSFADLVAAAQAGEPIRFGAMSPKLADLAYLLGQAHGVQFNTVMMKGGKGVMNALNAGDIDVGWVAGLQTRAVEAGDMVNLVSGLSTPLRMSPDAPTLAQLGVPYNADGYFVVIAPAGLSRDARAALTDAVSSVVGDPQTAVGGLIVKTFGGAALLDGARLEALIRNGYDTATPLMQSRN; from the coding sequence ATGAAAACAAAGCTGATGATGGCGGCTGCCACGGTTCTCGCGCTGCTCTGCGGCGGTATGGCCACCGCCAGCGACAGCTGGTCACCCGACGGCCCCATCAAGATGCTGATCGGTTTTCGCGCGGGCGGTGGGGCCGATACGCAGGCCCGCCTGATCGCGCAGGAACTGGAAAAAACACGCGGCTGGACCGTGGTCCCCGAAAACATAACCGGTCAGGGCGGGATCAACGCGCTCAACGCACTCGCGGATGAACCGGCGGACGGGACGGCGCTGGCGCTCGTGGTGACTGAATCGCTGGGCTATAATCTCGCCGCAGCACCCGGATCGAACCTCTCGCCCGATGATTTCACCCCGCTGACCACCACCGCCGGCCTGCAACTGGGCGTGGTCGCCACCACCCGCTCCGGCTTCGACAGCTTTGCCGATCTGGTGGCCGCGGCACAGGCAGGCGAGCCCATCCGCTTTGGCGCGATGAGCCCGAAGCTCGCCGATCTCGCCTATCTGCTGGGGCAGGCCCACGGGGTGCAGTTCAACACCGTGATGATGAAGGGCGGCAAGGGCGTGATGAATGCCCTCAACGCCGGTGATATCGACGTGGGCTGGGTCGCGGGCCTGCAAACCCGCGCGGTCGAAGCGGGCGATATGGTCAATCTGGTGTCGGGCCTGTCGACACCGCTGCGCATGTCGCCCGACGCGCCTACGCTGGCGCAACTGGGCGTGCCCTATAACGCGGACGGCTATTTTGTGGTGATCGCACCCGCCGGTCTGTCCCGCGATGCCCGTGCCGCGCTGACCGATGCCGTGTCCAGCGTCGTGGGCGATCCGCAAACGGCGGTGGGCGGGTTGATCGTCAAAACCTTCGGCGGCGCGGCACTGCTCGACGGCGCCCGGCTCGAAGCGCTGATCCGCAACGGATACGACACGGCCACACCGCTGATGCAAAGCCGCAACTGA
- a CDS encoding tripartite tricarboxylate transporter permease yields MAMLDHLLAGIAAVLGGPDLMPAIGLGISSSVIMVAAGFLIGIVAGSVPGLAGPAVMAISLPILITVFGYTDAALLPVLGFLIGVMKGATVGGAVPAILFNTPGTPDAYLTARDGYPMARRGDAGTALRVAHFSSACGDTFSDVVLIVTAPFLALAVERLLDLPEKTALLLLSLAFIGAVVGRSAAKGIIAVGLGLLAASIGTGDALDGRLAMGNSVLAQGLPLTTVLLGVLVLGEVFHGLEQARSHAADPPPRRIAGKSGRLGAALRARIMPHIARSALIGTGIGALPGIGSTLAATLGYDVARKRHARQTSLSVTAFGRGAPEGVAATEAANSSVAGANLIPVLSLGIPGNAAAVFLILAADSIGSFTPGPGVFALPGTGLNPELVTVFGIFTLMMLANLMNWTIGGVFMRSVAPLGRLPRGYLLPVVTLLTLLAVYADTPRMWAIGLAIGFGVAGWAMRRIGMSPLPFIIAFLLGPRLEETARQAFSASGGDPLFLLKSPVAVVLLALALAVVVRQIAARRR; encoded by the coding sequence ATGGCAATGCTCGACCACCTTCTGGCCGGTATCGCCGCCGTGCTGGGCGGGCCCGACCTGATGCCCGCAATCGGTTTGGGCATCTCTTCGAGCGTGATCATGGTTGCTGCGGGGTTCCTCATCGGCATCGTCGCAGGCAGCGTGCCGGGGTTGGCCGGCCCCGCGGTCATGGCGATTTCGCTGCCCATACTGATCACGGTGTTCGGCTACACGGATGCGGCGCTGCTGCCGGTGCTGGGCTTTCTGATCGGGGTGATGAAGGGGGCCACCGTCGGCGGGGCCGTGCCCGCGATCCTGTTCAACACACCGGGCACGCCCGATGCCTACCTGACCGCGCGCGACGGCTATCCCATGGCGCGGCGCGGCGATGCGGGCACCGCCCTGCGGGTGGCGCATTTCTCTTCGGCCTGCGGGGATACCTTCTCCGATGTGGTGCTGATCGTGACGGCCCCGTTCCTCGCCCTCGCGGTGGAACGGCTGCTGGACCTGCCGGAAAAGACGGCACTGTTGCTGTTGTCGCTGGCCTTTATCGGGGCGGTGGTCGGGCGCTCGGCGGCCAAGGGGATCATCGCGGTCGGGCTTGGCCTGCTGGCCGCCAGCATCGGCACGGGCGACGCGCTCGACGGGCGGTTGGCGATGGGCAATTCCGTGCTGGCGCAGGGGCTGCCGCTGACCACCGTGCTGCTGGGCGTGCTGGTGCTGGGCGAAGTGTTCCACGGGCTCGAACAGGCCCGCAGCCATGCCGCCGACCCGCCGCCGCGCCGGATCGCGGGCAAATCCGGCCGCCTTGGCGCGGCGCTCAGGGCGCGGATCATGCCGCATATCGCCCGCTCTGCGCTGATCGGCACGGGCATCGGTGCACTGCCGGGGATCGGATCGACGCTGGCCGCGACGCTGGGCTATGACGTGGCGCGCAAACGGCACGCGCGTCAGACATCGCTCTCGGTCACCGCCTTTGGCCGCGGCGCACCCGAAGGGGTCGCCGCCACCGAGGCGGCCAATTCCTCCGTCGCAGGGGCCAACCTCATCCCAGTGCTGTCGCTGGGCATTCCGGGCAATGCCGCGGCGGTGTTCCTGATCCTCGCGGCCGATTCCATCGGCAGCTTCACCCCCGGCCCCGGCGTGTTTGCGCTGCCTGGCACCGGCCTCAACCCCGAACTGGTGACTGTCTTTGGCATCTTCACCCTGATGATGCTGGCCAATCTCATGAACTGGACCATCGGCGGTGTCTTCATGCGCAGCGTGGCGCCCCTGGGGCGGCTGCCGCGCGGGTATCTGCTGCCGGTGGTGACGCTGCTGACGCTGCTGGCAGTCTATGCCGATACGCCCCGCATGTGGGCCATCGGGCTGGCAATCGGCTTTGGTGTGGCGGGCTGGGCGATGCGGCGGATCGGCATGTCGCCCCTGCCCTTCATCATCGCATTCCTGCTGGGGCCGCGCCTCGAAGAAACCGCGCGGCAGGCATTCTCTGCCAGCGGTGGCGACCCGCTGTTCCTGCTCAAATCGCCCGTGGCGGTGGTGCTCTTGGCGCTGGCGCTCGCGGTCGTGGTGCGCCAGATCGCGGCGCGGCGGCGCTAA
- the truA gene encoding tRNA pseudouridine(38-40) synthase TruA: protein MPRYALKVEYHGAPFVGWQRQKEHASVQGVIETALARLEPGPHTIAAAGRTDAGVHATGQVAHCDMARDWTPFRLSEALNYHLKPHPVAIVACAAVSDDFHARFSARERRYLFRILTRRAPATHHNGLVWQVKHDLDTDAMQEAANRLVGKHDFTTFRSTICQADSPVKTLDRLTVSRVKTPHGTEVHFDVRARSFLHNQVRSFVGTLERVGGGTMTPQDVQIALDARDRAACGPVCPPHGLYLADVVYPDPPFAPQS, encoded by the coding sequence ATGCCACGTTATGCCCTGAAAGTCGAATACCACGGCGCCCCTTTTGTCGGGTGGCAACGCCAGAAGGAACATGCTTCGGTGCAGGGCGTAATCGAAACAGCGCTGGCCCGGCTCGAACCCGGCCCCCACACCATCGCCGCCGCGGGCCGGACGGACGCGGGCGTGCACGCAACAGGCCAGGTGGCGCATTGCGACATGGCACGCGACTGGACCCCCTTTCGCCTGTCGGAGGCACTTAACTACCACCTCAAACCGCACCCGGTGGCGATTGTGGCGTGCGCCGCCGTCAGCGATGATTTTCACGCCCGGTTTTCGGCACGCGAGCGGCGCTACCTTTTTCGCATCCTGACCCGCAGGGCACCCGCCACGCACCACAACGGTCTGGTCTGGCAGGTCAAACACGATCTCGACACCGACGCGATGCAGGAGGCCGCGAACCGGCTTGTCGGCAAACATGATTTCACCACGTTCCGCTCGACCATCTGTCAGGCCGACAGCCCCGTCAAAACGCTCGACCGCCTGACGGTCAGCCGGGTCAAGACGCCCCATGGGACCGAAGTGCATTTCGATGTGCGCGCCCGCTCGTTTTTGCACAATCAGGTGCGCAGCTTTGTGGGCACGCTTGAACGGGTCGGCGGCGGGACGATGACGCCACAGGATGTGCAAATCGCACTCGACGCGCGCGACCGCGCCGCTTGCGGTCCGGTCTGCCCGCCCCACGGGCTCTATCTCGCCGATGTGGTCTATCCCGATCCGCCGTTCGCGCCGCAAAGCTAG
- a CDS encoding FAD-binding oxidoreductase gives MADAAHSSYDVVIIGGAIMGSSVAWWLSREPTFDGRILVIERDPSYSFASTSHTNSCIRQQFSNASNIAVSQFGARFIHNFREYMGGDPEVPDLTLQSYGYLYLADTPAFARTLAEGQRVQAGLGAATRHMTPDEIAADYPFYQLDDIVAANHNRVDEGYFDGGTMFDWFKRMARRGGVEYIAGDVTGINRGANGTGPVQSVTLACGQTIACGTLVNATGPRAAATARMAGLDLPVEPRKRYTFIFDAAQPLDRDLPLTIDPSGVHMRSEGKYYLAGCPPDDDPAVAYDDFGFDHSLWESKVWPAIATRIPQFEAIKVINEWVGHYAYNTLDQNALLGRAQSCPNFVFINGFSGHGLQQSPAMGRGVAELITHGSYRSLDLSAFDVNRAAAGRVFEEKAVI, from the coding sequence ATGGCAGACGCCGCCCACAGCTCTTACGATGTTGTCATCATCGGTGGCGCCATCATGGGATCGTCCGTCGCTTGGTGGCTCAGCCGCGAGCCGACCTTCGATGGCAGGATCCTCGTGATCGAACGCGATCCGTCCTATTCCTTCGCCTCCACCTCACACACCAACAGCTGCATCCGCCAGCAATTCAGCAACGCGTCGAACATCGCCGTGTCGCAGTTCGGCGCCCGCTTCATCCACAATTTCCGGGAGTACATGGGCGGTGATCCCGAAGTCCCAGATCTCACCCTGCAAAGCTACGGCTACCTGTATCTGGCCGACACACCCGCCTTCGCCCGCACGCTGGCGGAAGGGCAACGGGTTCAGGCCGGTCTCGGCGCCGCCACCCGGCACATGACCCCCGATGAGATCGCCGCCGATTATCCGTTCTACCAACTCGACGATATCGTGGCCGCCAACCACAACCGCGTCGACGAAGGCTACTTCGACGGGGGCACCATGTTCGACTGGTTCAAACGGATGGCGCGACGCGGCGGGGTCGAATACATCGCGGGCGACGTGACCGGCATCAACCGCGGCGCAAACGGCACCGGGCCCGTGCAAAGCGTCACGCTCGCCTGCGGCCAGACCATCGCCTGTGGCACGCTCGTCAACGCCACCGGGCCGCGCGCGGCGGCCACGGCGCGCATGGCGGGCCTTGATCTGCCGGTCGAGCCGCGCAAACGCTACACCTTCATCTTCGACGCCGCACAGCCGCTGGACCGCGATCTGCCGCTGACCATCGATCCCTCCGGCGTGCACATGCGCAGCGAGGGCAAATACTACCTCGCAGGGTGCCCCCCCGATGACGACCCCGCAGTGGCCTACGACGACTTCGGCTTTGACCACAGCTTGTGGGAATCGAAGGTCTGGCCCGCCATCGCCACCCGCATCCCCCAATTCGAGGCGATCAAGGTCATCAACGAATGGGTCGGGCATTACGCCTACAACACACTCGACCAGAACGCGCTTTTGGGCCGAGCACAGTCTTGCCCCAATTTCGTTTTCATCAACGGCTTTTCGGGCCACGGGCTACAGCAATCGCCCGCAATGGGGCGCGGCGTGGCCGAACTGATCACCCACGGCAGCTACCGCAGCCTCGATTTATCGGCCTTCGACGTGAACCGCGCTGCCGCCGGCCGCGTGTTCGAAGAAAAAGCGGTCATCTGA